In a single window of the Luteibacter rhizovicinus DSM 16549 genome:
- a CDS encoding UdgX family uracil-DNA binding protein (This protein belongs to the uracil DNA glycosylase superfamily, members of which act in excision repair of DNA. However, it belongs more specifically to UdgX branch, whose founding member was found to bind uracil in DNA (where it does not belong), without cleaving it, appears to promote DNA repair by a pathway involving RecA, rather than base excision.), whose product MLGVRLDDASDADEWRAKARALLLAEVDPAEVEWTTGAEGGLFGSDDALPPPRHTQAPAVPRDFLSLVNTVLAHSDPRRHATLYRMLWRLAHGERNLLAIATDDDVAWAHTCVKQVNRDMHKMKAFVRFRELPVDDGTVYVAWFEPDHDIVTRVAPFFVRRFTGMRWSLLTPSRSAHWDGTTLSFGPGAQRADAPSGDALEDLWRTYYANIFNPARLKVDAMRREMPVKYWKNLPEAQLIPGLVRDALPRMQAMVEKQPTIPRKKITPLQKAVAEAPEGSLAALRQQAKDCRRCDLWKPATQTVFGMGPSDARIVVIGEQPGDQEDLAGKPFIGPAGKLFDRALEEAGVDRAALYITNAVKHFKFEPRGKRRLHKRANAEEQAACRPWLAAEIDRIRPDAIVCLGAMAAQAVFGASFRLMAQRGQWIDLPDGARAMATVHPSYLLRLPDEQARETGYADFVRDLTLMRTLLR is encoded by the coding sequence ATGCTCGGCGTCCGGCTCGACGATGCATCGGACGCGGACGAGTGGCGCGCGAAAGCGCGTGCGCTGCTGCTGGCGGAGGTGGATCCGGCCGAGGTCGAATGGACAACCGGCGCCGAGGGCGGACTGTTCGGAAGCGACGATGCCCTGCCGCCGCCGCGCCACACACAGGCGCCTGCCGTTCCGCGCGATTTCCTCTCCCTCGTCAACACCGTGCTGGCGCATTCGGATCCGCGTCGCCATGCCACGCTCTACCGCATGCTCTGGCGCCTCGCCCACGGTGAACGCAACCTGCTGGCAATCGCCACGGACGATGACGTGGCCTGGGCGCATACCTGCGTCAAGCAGGTCAATCGCGACATGCATAAGATGAAGGCCTTCGTGCGCTTTCGTGAGCTGCCGGTGGACGATGGTACGGTCTACGTAGCGTGGTTCGAACCGGACCACGACATCGTCACCCGCGTGGCACCGTTCTTCGTCCGTCGATTCACGGGTATGCGCTGGTCCTTGCTGACGCCCTCACGCAGCGCCCACTGGGACGGTACGACGCTTTCGTTCGGGCCGGGTGCACAGCGCGCCGACGCACCGTCGGGCGACGCGCTCGAAGATCTCTGGCGCACTTACTACGCGAACATCTTCAATCCGGCCCGCCTGAAGGTGGACGCGATGCGTCGCGAGATGCCGGTGAAGTACTGGAAGAACCTGCCCGAAGCGCAGCTCATTCCGGGACTGGTGCGCGACGCCTTGCCGAGGATGCAGGCCATGGTCGAGAAACAGCCGACGATTCCGCGGAAGAAGATCACACCGTTGCAAAAGGCTGTCGCCGAGGCACCCGAAGGCAGTCTGGCGGCGCTTCGCCAACAGGCGAAGGACTGTCGTCGCTGCGACTTGTGGAAGCCGGCTACGCAGACGGTTTTTGGCATGGGACCCAGCGATGCCCGCATCGTCGTCATCGGCGAGCAGCCGGGTGACCAGGAAGACCTTGCCGGTAAACCCTTCATCGGCCCGGCAGGCAAGCTGTTCGACCGCGCACTGGAGGAGGCGGGCGTCGATCGCGCTGCCCTCTACATCACCAACGCCGTGAAACACTTCAAGTTCGAGCCGCGCGGCAAGCGTCGCCTGCACAAGCGCGCCAATGCCGAGGAGCAGGCGGCATGCCGGCCCTGGCTTGCCGCCGAGATCGACCGCATCCGCCCCGACGCGATCGTTTGCCTCGGGGCGATGGCGGCGCAGGCAGTGTTCGGCGCGTCGTTTCGTCTGATGGCGCAGCGCGGGCAGTGGATCGACCTGCCCGATGGCGCTCGCGCGATGGCGACCGTGCATCCGTCGTACCTGCTGCGCCTGCCCGATGAACAGGCTCGCGAGACGGGCTACGCGGACTTCGTCCGCGACCTGACCCTTATGCGCACCTTGCTCAGGTAG
- a CDS encoding amidohydrolase family protein, whose amino-acid sequence MDLIIRHATLPDGRRDVDIGIVDGRFAAIQPGLPAKGAEEIDARGRLVSPPFIDAHFHMDATLSLGLPRLNASGTLLEGISLWGELKPDLTIDALVARAMAYCDMAVAQGLLSIRSHVDICDDRLLATQALLEVKRRVAPYLHLELVAFPQDGLLRSSSAKANMIRALDMGVEVVGGIPHFERTMADGATSIRWLCELAAERGLRVDMHCDESDDPLSRHIETLAAETIRSGLQGRVTGSHLTSMHSMDNYYVSKLLPLIAEAGVHAIANPLINITLQGRHDTYPKRRGMTRIPELLAAGVNVAFGHDCVMDPWYGLGSGDMLEVAHMGLHVAQMTSSAGVAQCFEAVTTYAARVLGLDGYGIEPGHRADFVLLQAGDAYEAIRLKATRLLVVRSGKILARTPERVTSLNLTERAQELTLEFRPGSIS is encoded by the coding sequence ATGGACCTGATCATCCGCCACGCCACCCTCCCCGACGGTCGCCGCGACGTCGACATCGGCATCGTGGACGGACGTTTCGCGGCGATCCAGCCGGGGCTGCCAGCGAAGGGTGCGGAAGAGATCGACGCGCGGGGCCGGCTGGTGTCCCCGCCCTTCATCGACGCCCACTTCCACATGGATGCGACGCTGTCGCTCGGCCTGCCCCGCCTCAATGCCTCCGGCACCTTGCTCGAAGGGATCTCGCTGTGGGGCGAGCTCAAGCCCGACCTCACCATCGACGCCTTGGTCGCCCGTGCCATGGCCTACTGCGACATGGCCGTGGCCCAGGGCCTGCTGAGCATCCGCAGCCATGTCGACATCTGCGATGACCGCTTGCTCGCGACGCAGGCCCTGCTCGAGGTGAAACGGCGCGTCGCGCCTTACCTGCACCTGGAACTGGTGGCCTTTCCGCAGGATGGCCTGCTGCGTTCGTCCTCCGCGAAAGCCAACATGATCCGTGCCCTGGACATGGGCGTCGAGGTGGTCGGCGGCATCCCGCACTTCGAACGCACGATGGCCGACGGCGCCACGTCCATACGCTGGCTATGCGAACTCGCCGCCGAACGCGGCCTGCGGGTGGACATGCACTGCGACGAATCCGACGATCCCCTGTCCCGGCATATCGAGACGCTCGCCGCCGAGACCATCCGCAGCGGCCTGCAGGGTCGCGTCACCGGTTCGCATCTCACCTCCATGCACTCCATGGACAACTACTACGTGTCCAAGCTGCTGCCGCTGATCGCCGAAGCGGGGGTGCATGCGATCGCCAACCCCCTGATCAACATCACCTTGCAGGGCCGGCACGATACCTATCCGAAGCGTCGCGGGATGACCCGTATCCCCGAGCTGTTGGCCGCCGGCGTCAATGTCGCCTTCGGCCACGATTGCGTGATGGACCCCTGGTATGGCCTGGGCTCGGGCGACATGCTCGAAGTCGCCCACATGGGCCTGCATGTGGCGCAGATGACCTCGTCCGCCGGGGTGGCTCAGTGCTTCGAAGCGGTCACCACATATGCCGCGCGTGTCCTCGGCCTGGACGGCTACGGCATCGAGCCAGGCCATCGCGCCGATTTCGTACTGCTTCAGGCCGGCGACGCCTACGAGGCAATTCGGCTCAAGGCGACCCGGTTACTGGTGGTTCGAAGTGGAAAAATTCTCGCCCGCACACCTGAACGGGTCACTTCGCTAAATCTTACGGAACGCGCGCAGGAACTCACTCTGGAGTTCCGTCCGGGGTCGATTTCCTGA
- a CDS encoding LON peptidase substrate-binding domain-containing protein codes for MAATTPGQDYPLFPLSNVLFPGGQLQLRIFEPRYIDLVRECARTGRPFGVCMILDGHEAGQPAVPAAVGTLATITDFHTSEDGLLGIVAEGGLRFRVTRTRIRSDGQVRGDIATWRAEEITPLPPEFGLLATILERLVDQMQPPWRHDVITRSDDASWVGFRLSELLPLDPNECQHMLELDDPLERLAELRDILPRFQRP; via the coding sequence ATGGCAGCCACCACGCCCGGTCAAGACTACCCGCTGTTTCCCCTGTCGAACGTCCTCTTTCCGGGCGGTCAACTGCAGCTGCGCATTTTCGAGCCGCGCTACATCGACCTGGTCCGCGAATGCGCGCGCACGGGCCGGCCCTTTGGTGTCTGCATGATCCTCGATGGCCACGAAGCCGGCCAGCCGGCGGTGCCCGCCGCGGTGGGTACGCTGGCCACGATCACCGATTTCCACACCAGTGAGGACGGCTTGCTCGGTATCGTCGCCGAAGGTGGCCTGCGCTTTCGCGTCACGCGTACCCGCATCCGTTCGGATGGCCAGGTACGTGGCGACATCGCCACCTGGCGTGCCGAAGAGATAACCCCACTTCCGCCCGAATTCGGCCTGCTCGCAACGATTCTCGAACGCCTCGTCGACCAGATGCAGCCGCCGTGGCGACACGACGTGATCACCCGCTCGGACGATGCCAGCTGGGTGGGCTTTCGCCTTTCCGAATTGTTGCCGCTGGATCCGAACGAGTGCCAGCACATGCTCGAACTCGACGATCCGCTCGAGCGGCTCGCCGAACTGCGTGACATTCTTCCGCGCTTCCAGCGCCCGTAA
- a CDS encoding putative DNA modification/repair radical SAM protein gives MKISDKLAILADAAKYDASCSSSGGKGRNSLRSGGIGSTEGMGICHAYAPDGRCISLLKILLTNFCVYDCVYCVNRRSSNVQRARFTPEEVVELTMEFYRRNYIEGLFLSSGIIQSPDYTMEQLVRVARSLRTEHKFGGYIHLKTIPDASPELIDAAGRWADRLSINVEMPTAEGLKSLAPEKDLGDIRSAMGRLRLSIDEAKAEKKAPKFAPAGQSTQMIVGADAATDRDVLTASTNLYTNYHLRRVYYSAFSPIPDASKILPLKPPPLVREHRLYQADWLMRFYGFRAEEIAPPGDSGMLSLEVDPKLAWALRHRESFPVDVNRASRDMLLRVPGLGVKTVDRMIAMRAHQRIRYADLIRLRVPVKKVAPFVETVDHRPRGDRESAALQRDLREPAQPDLFG, from the coding sequence ATGAAAATCTCCGACAAACTCGCCATCCTGGCCGATGCGGCCAAGTACGACGCGTCCTGCTCGTCCAGTGGCGGCAAGGGCCGCAACTCGCTGCGTTCTGGCGGTATCGGCTCGACCGAAGGCATGGGGATTTGCCACGCGTACGCGCCGGACGGGCGCTGCATCTCCCTGCTGAAGATCCTGCTGACGAACTTCTGCGTCTACGACTGCGTGTACTGCGTGAACCGGCGCAGCAGCAACGTACAACGCGCACGTTTCACGCCTGAAGAGGTGGTGGAGCTGACGATGGAGTTCTACCGCCGCAACTACATCGAAGGCCTGTTCCTCTCGTCGGGCATCATCCAGTCGCCCGACTACACGATGGAGCAGCTGGTCCGGGTTGCGCGCAGTCTTCGCACCGAGCACAAGTTCGGCGGCTATATCCATCTCAAGACGATTCCCGATGCCTCACCCGAGCTGATCGATGCCGCCGGACGCTGGGCCGATCGTCTCAGCATCAATGTGGAGATGCCCACGGCCGAAGGCCTGAAGTCGCTTGCCCCGGAAAAGGACCTCGGTGACATCCGCAGTGCGATGGGGCGCCTGCGTCTGTCGATCGACGAAGCCAAGGCCGAGAAGAAGGCACCGAAGTTCGCCCCCGCCGGACAGAGCACACAGATGATCGTCGGAGCCGATGCGGCAACGGATCGCGACGTCCTCACGGCCAGCACCAACCTCTATACGAATTACCACCTGCGCCGCGTCTACTACTCGGCGTTCAGCCCGATTCCCGATGCATCGAAGATCCTGCCGCTGAAGCCGCCGCCGCTCGTGCGCGAGCATCGGCTCTACCAGGCGGACTGGCTGATGCGTTTCTACGGCTTCCGCGCAGAGGAAATCGCACCGCCCGGCGATAGCGGCATGCTCTCGCTCGAGGTCGATCCAAAGCTGGCCTGGGCGCTGCGTCATCGTGAGAGCTTTCCGGTGGACGTCAACCGGGCGTCGCGTGACATGTTGCTCCGGGTACCTGGCCTCGGCGTCAAGACCGTGGACCGGATGATCGCGATGCGGGCCCATCAGCGCATCCGCTACGCCGACCTGATTCGCTTGCGTGTGCCGGTGAAGAAGGTCGCTCCCTTTGTCGAAACCGTGGATCATCGCCCTCGCGGCGACCGCGAGAGCGCGGCCTTGCAACGCGACCTGCGTGAGCCGGCGCAGCCCGATCTCTTCGGCTGA
- a CDS encoding RcnB family protein, with protein MLSKIALTLAASAVIAPAFAFSPAPFAPAGIQQYHDDHGDDHRDDRRDGHRDDHRDDHRDGRYDDHRDNHANNWHPGPGGHWERGHRYDGRVIVVNDYRERHLREPPRGYRWQRADNNDFLLVAVATGVIADIISQ; from the coding sequence CTGCTTAGCAAGATCGCCTTGACCCTCGCCGCCTCGGCCGTCATCGCCCCGGCGTTCGCTTTCAGTCCGGCGCCGTTCGCGCCGGCCGGCATCCAGCAGTATCACGACGACCACGGTGACGATCACCGGGACGACCGTCGCGACGGCCACCGTGACGATCACCGCGACGACCATCGTGACGGCCGTTACGACGACCATCGCGACAACCACGCCAACAACTGGCATCCGGGTCCGGGCGGCCATTGGGAGCGCGGTCATCGTTACGACGGTCGCGTCATCGTGGTGAACGACTACCGCGAGCGCCACCTGCGCGAACCGCCACGCGGCTATCGCTGGCAGCGCGCCGACAACAACGACTTCCTGCTTGTTGCTGTCGCTACGGGTGTGATCGCGGACATCATTTCGCAGTAA
- a CDS encoding CPBP family intramembrane glutamic endopeptidase, with protein sequence MRLPNTLYAPPAGATRRQLGLLYSAGARIGLFAILTIVLTIAMSALHAIGPFGKDSGALAHGIGEMLIRAVPAIIAYLVLVRWIERRPLIEFSPVTWPAGLGWLFGGAALMAVVVGTLWLCHAYVVLGPDSGADWPGIVLGAGVGAAIGEELISRGVLFRACEEALGTGWALVISSLFFGFAHFFNPHATVGTSLAIALEAGVMLGLLYVATRSLLACMGLHAAWNITQSLVFGVPTSGARMHGLVASRLTGPDWLSGGEFGAEASIVALVACSLVSLGLFLVARQRGRLVAPRWKRAIAYTGPVSAV encoded by the coding sequence ATGCGTTTACCGAATACGTTGTACGCCCCGCCGGCCGGCGCCACGCGCCGGCAGCTTGGCCTGCTTTACAGTGCCGGCGCGCGCATCGGCCTGTTCGCGATCCTCACCATTGTGCTGACCATCGCCATGAGCGCGCTGCACGCCATCGGGCCGTTCGGCAAGGACAGCGGTGCCCTCGCCCACGGGATCGGCGAAATGCTGATCCGGGCGGTGCCGGCGATCATCGCCTACCTCGTTCTGGTTCGCTGGATCGAGCGCCGGCCGCTCATCGAATTCTCCCCGGTGACGTGGCCGGCAGGCCTGGGCTGGCTGTTCGGCGGCGCGGCTCTCATGGCCGTGGTGGTCGGCACCCTCTGGCTCTGCCATGCCTACGTGGTGCTGGGGCCGGACAGCGGCGCCGACTGGCCCGGTATCGTCCTGGGCGCTGGCGTCGGCGCCGCCATCGGTGAGGAGCTGATTTCCCGCGGCGTCCTGTTCCGGGCGTGCGAGGAAGCCCTCGGCACCGGCTGGGCACTGGTGATCTCGTCGCTGTTCTTCGGCTTTGCCCACTTCTTCAACCCGCATGCCACGGTCGGCACCAGCCTGGCCATCGCCCTGGAAGCGGGGGTGATGCTCGGCCTGCTCTATGTGGCGACCCGCTCTCTGCTCGCCTGCATGGGCCTGCACGCGGCCTGGAACATCACCCAGTCGCTCGTTTTCGGCGTGCCGACCTCGGGGGCCCGGATGCACGGCCTGGTCGCCTCGCGCCTGACCGGCCCGGACTGGCTGTCCGGCGGTGAGTTCGGCGCGGAGGCATCGATCGTCGCCCTGGTCGCCTGCAGCCTGGTGTCGCTGGGCCTGTTCCTGGTGGCCCGCCAGCGCGGCAGGCTGGTCGCTCCGCGCTGGAAGCGGGCCATCGCCTACACCGGACCCGTGTCGGCCGTTTGA
- a CDS encoding SDR family oxidoreductase, whose product MTSLAGKTLFITGASRGIGLAIALRAARDGANIVIAAKSSVANPKLPGTIYTAAAEIEAAGGQALPLKVDIREESEVRMAAATAAEHFGGIDILVNNASAIWLAGVENTPMKRFDLMQQVNTRGTFLTTQACLPYLKDAKNPQVLMLSPPPTLDPVWYAPHVAYTIAKFGMSLCVLGMAPEFAPLGIAVNALWPKTVIGTAAIAMIDGVRAEHCRTPDIVADAAHAILTRPSRESTGRFYIDEDVLREEGVTDFDRYAVAPGHPLLPDLFL is encoded by the coding sequence TTGACTTCACTCGCGGGGAAAACCCTCTTCATCACCGGCGCCTCGCGTGGCATCGGACTGGCTATCGCGCTGCGCGCTGCACGCGACGGTGCGAACATCGTCATCGCGGCGAAGAGCAGTGTGGCCAACCCCAAGCTGCCGGGGACCATTTACACGGCCGCTGCCGAGATCGAAGCGGCAGGTGGCCAGGCGTTGCCGTTGAAGGTGGATATCCGCGAAGAGTCCGAAGTGCGCATGGCCGCGGCGACAGCTGCCGAACACTTCGGCGGTATCGACATCCTGGTGAACAACGCCAGCGCCATCTGGCTGGCCGGTGTGGAAAACACGCCGATGAAGCGTTTCGACCTCATGCAGCAGGTGAATACGCGCGGCACCTTCCTGACCACGCAGGCCTGCCTGCCGTATCTGAAGGACGCGAAGAACCCGCAGGTGCTGATGCTTTCGCCGCCGCCGACCCTCGATCCGGTCTGGTACGCCCCACATGTCGCGTACACCATTGCCAAGTTTGGTATGAGCCTGTGCGTGCTCGGCATGGCGCCGGAGTTCGCACCGCTGGGCATCGCGGTGAACGCACTGTGGCCGAAAACCGTGATCGGCACGGCAGCCATCGCGATGATCGATGGCGTTCGTGCCGAACATTGCCGCACGCCGGACATCGTTGCGGATGCGGCCCACGCGATCCTCACGCGTCCCTCACGCGAATCGACCGGACGCTTCTACATCGACGAAGACGTGCTGCGCGAAGAAGGCGTCACCGATTTCGATCGCTACGCTGTCGCGCCGGGCCACCCGCTACTCCCGGATCTGTTTCTGTAG
- the mpl gene encoding UDP-N-acetylmuramate:L-alanyl-gamma-D-glutamyl-meso-diaminopimelate ligase, with translation MRVHILGICGTFMGGVAALARELGLTVEGSDANVYPPMSDQLEALGIGLMQGYKAEYLQPAPDLVVVGNAMVRGNPAVEYMLDEGLRYISGPQWLGETLLGGREVLAVAGTHGKTTTTSLLAHLLESAGLSPGFLIGGVPGNFDVSARRGEGKPFVIEADEYDSAFFDKRSKFVHYRPRIAILNNLEYDHADIFPDVAAIQRQFHHLVRTVPGNGRLIVNAEDAYLAEVLAMGAWTPVETFGIEKGDWRAELIAADGSHFRVRHGDSVLGEIRWNSLGRHNVMNALAALAAATAAGADPVALLPAFASFASVRRRMETIGEARGVTIYDDFAHHPTAIATTLAGLRAKVGDARIVVALEPRSNSMRLGAHAEALAPSLADADRVVFLHRPELAWDAARVTAALAGRGTAVPTVDALVRTLAADAREGDHVVFMSNGGFEAAPRRFFTALDAG, from the coding sequence ATGCGCGTGCATATCCTTGGTATCTGCGGCACCTTCATGGGCGGCGTCGCCGCGCTCGCGCGCGAACTCGGCCTGACCGTCGAAGGCTCGGACGCCAACGTCTACCCGCCGATGAGCGATCAGCTCGAGGCCCTCGGCATCGGCCTGATGCAGGGCTACAAGGCGGAATACCTCCAGCCCGCTCCCGACCTGGTCGTGGTCGGCAATGCCATGGTTCGCGGCAATCCGGCCGTCGAGTACATGCTCGACGAAGGCCTGCGTTACATCTCGGGTCCGCAGTGGCTGGGTGAGACCCTGCTCGGCGGCCGCGAGGTGCTGGCCGTGGCCGGTACGCATGGCAAGACGACGACCACCAGCCTGCTTGCCCACCTGCTCGAATCGGCCGGCCTCTCGCCGGGTTTCCTGATCGGCGGCGTGCCCGGCAACTTCGACGTCTCGGCGCGCCGGGGTGAAGGCAAGCCCTTCGTGATCGAAGCCGACGAGTACGACTCGGCCTTCTTCGACAAACGGTCGAAGTTCGTCCACTACCGTCCGCGCATCGCCATCCTCAACAATCTCGAGTACGACCACGCGGATATCTTTCCGGACGTGGCCGCCATCCAGCGCCAGTTTCACCACCTTGTCCGCACGGTCCCGGGTAACGGCCGGCTCATCGTCAATGCGGAAGACGCTTACCTCGCCGAGGTGCTGGCAATGGGTGCGTGGACGCCGGTCGAGACGTTCGGTATCGAGAAGGGCGACTGGCGCGCCGAGCTGATCGCCGCCGACGGTTCGCACTTCCGTGTGCGTCATGGCGACAGCGTGCTCGGCGAGATTCGCTGGAATTCGTTGGGCCGGCATAACGTCATGAATGCACTGGCCGCCCTCGCGGCGGCGACCGCCGCGGGCGCCGATCCGGTGGCGCTGCTTCCGGCCTTCGCCAGCTTCGCCAGCGTCCGCCGTCGCATGGAAACGATCGGCGAAGCACGGGGCGTTACCATCTATGACGACTTCGCTCACCACCCCACGGCGATCGCGACGACGCTGGCGGGGCTACGCGCGAAGGTCGGCGATGCGCGCATCGTCGTCGCGCTCGAACCGCGTTCGAACTCCATGCGGCTGGGCGCGCACGCCGAGGCCCTGGCACCGTCGCTCGCCGATGCCGATCGCGTGGTCTTCCTCCATCGCCCCGAGCTTGCCTGGGACGCGGCGCGCGTCACCGCCGCCCTCGCGGGTCGTGGCACGGCGGTGCCTACCGTGGATGCGCTGGTGAGGACGCTGGCTGCGGACGCGCGCGAAGGCGACCATGTCGTCTTCATGTCCAACGGCGGTTTCGAGGCCGCGCCGCGGCGCTTCTTTACCGCGCTCGACGCAGGTTAG
- a CDS encoding RcnB family protein encodes MKTMLRTAFAALALVATTAAFADDHHDRDHDRDRHGYDRGHDRGHGGRDWHHDNGWHGHRPPPPRYYGHGYHNGPGYYGPPPPRYYGHWERGHRYYGRNTVVYDYGSYRLRPPPRGYHWVRENNDFLLVAVATGIIFDIATR; translated from the coding sequence ATGAAGACGATGCTGCGTACCGCGTTTGCCGCCCTTGCCCTGGTCGCCACGACCGCGGCGTTTGCCGACGACCATCACGACCGCGACCACGACCGCGACAGGCACGGCTACGACCGTGGCCATGACCGCGGTCACGGCGGCCGTGACTGGCATCACGACAACGGCTGGCATGGCCATCGCCCGCCGCCGCCGCGTTACTACGGACACGGCTATCACAATGGTCCTGGCTACTATGGGCCTCCCCCGCCGCGCTATTACGGCCACTGGGAGCGCGGCCATCGCTACTACGGTCGTAACACGGTCGTGTACGACTACGGCAGCTATCGCCTGCGCCCGCCGCCGCGTGGCTACCACTGGGTACGCGAGAACAACGATTTCCTGCTCGTCGCCGTGGCGACCGGCATCATCTTCGACATTGCCACACGCTAA
- a CDS encoding adenylate kinase: MRLVLFGAPGSGKGTQATRLKERLGVPHISTGDLLRAEIKEGTELGLKAKGLMDQGILLSDDIMLGIIEHRLSQADARPGFILDGYPRNLAQAAALDDVLARIGQPLDVVVKLDVPDQAIVGRCEVRFEKEGRPDDNPDTVKKRLGIYAEQTAPVASFYEQRGKLQVVDGVGELDDVTQRVLDVLPGGVQAASA; the protein is encoded by the coding sequence ATGCGACTCGTGCTATTCGGCGCCCCCGGTTCCGGGAAGGGTACCCAGGCCACCCGCCTCAAGGAGCGCCTCGGCGTCCCCCACATCTCCACCGGCGACCTGCTTCGCGCGGAGATCAAGGAAGGGACCGAGCTGGGTCTGAAGGCCAAAGGCCTGATGGACCAGGGCATCCTGCTTTCGGACGACATCATGCTCGGCATCATCGAGCACCGCCTCAGCCAGGCGGATGCCCGGCCGGGCTTCATTCTCGACGGCTATCCGCGCAACCTGGCCCAGGCCGCGGCGCTGGATGACGTGCTCGCCCGTATCGGCCAGCCGCTCGATGTCGTGGTCAAGCTCGATGTGCCCGACCAGGCCATCGTGGGCCGCTGCGAAGTGCGTTTCGAGAAGGAAGGCCGCCCGGATGACAATCCGGACACGGTGAAGAAGCGTCTGGGCATCTATGCCGAACAGACCGCGCCGGTGGCCAGCTTCTACGAGCAGCGCGGCAAGCTGCAGGTCGTCGACGGCGTCGGCGAGCTCGACGACGTCACCCAGCGCGTCCTCGACGTGCTGCCCGGCGGCGTCCAGGCTGCCAGCGCCTGA
- a CDS encoding 6-phosphofructokinase — protein MAAGKILYAQSGGVSAVINASAAGVIETARDKGIVVYAARNGILGALREELIDTSKEAKANIAALKHTPGGAFGSCRYKLKSLEENRAEYERLIEVFKAHDIRTFLYNGGNDSADTANKVSKIGQALGYEVNCIGVPKTIDNDLVVTDTCPGFGSVAKYTAISVREASLDVVSMMDTSTKVFIIEVMGRHAGWIAAAAGLAGSAPGDAPHVILFPENVFNPETFLAKVKATVEKVGYCTVVVSEGVKDSNGTFLAESGARDAFGHAQLGGAAPVLAALVREKLGYKYHWALPDYLQRSARHIASKTDLDQAYAVGKKAVEYAAEGLNAVMPVIVRTSDEPYKWKIEAAPLDKIANHEKKMPKNFISKDGFGITAAARRYLAPLIQGEAPPPYGPDGLPIYVTLKNASVPKKLKKFKI, from the coding sequence ATGGCCGCCGGCAAAATTCTCTACGCCCAGTCGGGTGGCGTATCCGCCGTCATCAACGCGTCCGCCGCGGGAGTGATCGAAACCGCGCGCGACAAGGGCATCGTCGTTTATGCCGCGCGCAACGGCATCCTTGGCGCGCTTCGCGAGGAGCTGATCGATACCTCCAAGGAAGCCAAGGCGAATATCGCCGCGCTCAAGCACACGCCCGGCGGCGCCTTCGGCTCCTGCCGTTACAAGCTCAAGTCGCTGGAAGAAAATCGCGCGGAGTACGAGCGCCTTATCGAAGTGTTCAAGGCGCACGACATCCGTACCTTCCTCTACAACGGTGGCAACGACTCGGCCGATACGGCGAACAAAGTCTCGAAGATCGGCCAGGCGCTGGGCTACGAGGTCAACTGCATCGGTGTACCGAAGACGATCGACAACGACCTCGTCGTCACCGACACCTGCCCCGGCTTCGGCTCCGTGGCGAAGTACACGGCCATCTCGGTGCGCGAGGCCAGCCTGGACGTCGTCTCCATGATGGACACCTCGACCAAGGTCTTCATCATCGAGGTGATGGGCCGCCACGCGGGCTGGATCGCCGCTGCGGCCGGCCTCGCCGGCTCCGCGCCCGGCGACGCGCCGCACGTCATCCTGTTTCCGGAGAACGTGTTCAATCCGGAGACCTTCCTCGCCAAGGTCAAGGCCACCGTGGAGAAGGTGGGCTACTGCACGGTGGTCGTCTCCGAGGGGGTGAAGGACAGCAACGGCACCTTCCTCGCCGAGTCCGGCGCCCGTGACGCCTTCGGTCACGCGCAGCTCGGCGGTGCCGCACCGGTGCTCGCCGCCCTGGTGCGCGAGAAGCTCGGCTACAAGTATCACTGGGCCCTGCCCGACTACCTGCAGCGCTCCGCGCGTCACATTGCTTCGAAGACGGATCTCGACCAGGCCTATGCCGTGGGCAAGAAGGCCGTCGAATACGCGGCCGAAGGCCTCAATGCGGTGATGCCGGTGATCGTGCGCACCTCGGACGAGCCTTACAAGTGGAAGATCGAAGCGGCGCCGCTGGACAAGATCGCCAACCACGAGAAGAAGATGCCGAAGAATTTCATCTCGAAGGATGGATTCGGCATCACTGCCGCGGCGCGTCGTTACCTCGCACCGCTCATCCAGGGCGAAGCACCGCCGCCGTACGGTCCCGACGGCTTGCCGATTTACGTGACGCTGAAGAACGCCTCGGTGCCGAAGAAGCTGAAGAAGTTCAAGATCTAG